A genomic segment from Actinoplanes sichuanensis encodes:
- a CDS encoding toll/interleukin-1 receptor domain-containing protein, with protein MTFNGFISYSHAADGRLAPAVQRGLHRLAKPWHRRRALWIFRDQTGLAVTPGLWSSIQTALDGSEYFVLLASPEAAQSRWVNREIEHWMDTKSANRILPVVTDGEWAWDQDRHDFTEDSTAVPDALRGVFAEEPLFLDLRWARGSEHLSLQHSRFRDAIAQLAAPMHGVSKDELEGEDVRHHRRARRLGSGALAMLVVLSLLAVLTSVSSVRNAERATAAAAEALRQQQVAEVQRGSAERFEQEATRQQRVAKEQQALAAAAATEAQRSEQSAQEKQWQADQATAEAQRQQRIADQAADRTRQLQRLSEEAGERTRQLEQEAQQLEAEARRLTKIAEEKQREAKEATAEAARQQAKADLQQRIAISRRLTTQGKATIGSDPKTALMLSAAAQEIVPDAATHSEVTGVVTATSYAGTISDVVKAVYAPDGVLLALGPDGKVSLWNTTDRTNPTRITTLSEPVAAHTSLALSPDGRTLAVVNREHSATLWDLTDRPHPVRLATADPDGGVQTVAFSGDGITIATGNGRGITTLWDVTDRSQPRELATMGEFAPYTADGFAFSSDGTILVVDKIRFVAVYDLSDRTDPVHFRSMPGFEFTSMAPDPTGRTLATGDYDGFLHLYHMRRTATAQVESAQPAQPEQQDPEDQEEQEDPEDEVTPPPPLPPDDPDSEPYARMGGLTASVEAIAYSADGSHLAAGDAQGTAMVWNMTYAEGPGAVVTVRANGAINSVSLAPDAETLVTIDSSETAILWNVKPVGTPDPLAALPVQGGQIKAAAIRPDGRSLVAAGPDGTARSWDVTDPARPVQGADLSIRSAAVRAVAFSPDGRTAAAIGSQDGQLTLTDVTRPDQPVALPGRTEAMYGTNPMVFSPDGRTLAVVADSTRLLLWNVADRTRPTLLATLSGMTFGTAVAFSPDGHTLATSGLHRGLTLWDVTDRATPVQLGTLAGHNGQVTAMAFSPDGHTVASGGVDTLAMLWDITDRARPLRLTTLTSHSGNVATMAFSPDGRTLATGDSDSELFLWDTANPAGPIRLVSLRGLGGQARAVMFQRDGRTLAVAAQTTSRGATVKLWDYSKLNKLRADPAAYACAITGRGLGADEWARYIPEVPYRRTCTG; from the coding sequence GTGACCTTCAACGGTTTCATCTCATACAGCCATGCCGCGGACGGCAGGCTGGCTCCCGCCGTGCAACGGGGCCTGCACCGCCTGGCCAAGCCCTGGCATCGCCGGCGCGCCCTGTGGATCTTCCGGGATCAGACCGGACTGGCGGTGACCCCGGGTCTGTGGTCCTCCATCCAGACCGCGTTGGACGGCTCGGAGTACTTCGTGCTGCTCGCCTCGCCCGAGGCCGCGCAATCGCGGTGGGTGAACCGGGAGATCGAGCACTGGATGGACACCAAGTCGGCGAACCGGATCCTGCCCGTGGTGACCGACGGGGAGTGGGCGTGGGACCAGGACCGTCACGACTTCACCGAGGACTCGACGGCGGTGCCCGATGCGCTGCGGGGGGTGTTCGCCGAGGAGCCGCTGTTCCTGGATCTGCGGTGGGCGCGGGGCAGCGAGCATCTGAGCCTGCAGCATTCCCGCTTCCGGGACGCGATCGCCCAGTTGGCCGCCCCGATGCACGGGGTGAGCAAGGACGAACTGGAGGGTGAGGACGTCCGGCACCATCGCCGGGCGCGCCGGCTGGGGTCCGGGGCGTTGGCGATGCTGGTGGTGCTGAGCCTGTTGGCGGTGCTGACCAGCGTGTCGTCGGTGCGCAACGCGGAGCGGGCGACGGCCGCGGCCGCCGAGGCGTTGCGTCAGCAGCAGGTGGCGGAAGTGCAACGCGGCAGCGCCGAACGGTTCGAGCAGGAGGCGACCCGGCAGCAGAGGGTGGCGAAGGAGCAGCAGGCCCTGGCGGCGGCCGCGGCGACTGAGGCGCAGCGGTCGGAGCAGTCGGCGCAAGAGAAGCAATGGCAGGCGGATCAGGCGACCGCCGAGGCCCAGCGGCAGCAGCGGATCGCCGATCAGGCGGCGGATCGGACCCGACAGCTACAGCGGCTGTCGGAGGAGGCCGGCGAGCGGACGCGGCAGCTGGAGCAGGAGGCTCAGCAGCTGGAGGCGGAGGCGCGGCGGTTGACCAAGATCGCCGAGGAGAAGCAGCGGGAGGCCAAGGAGGCGACCGCGGAAGCCGCCAGGCAACAGGCCAAAGCGGACCTTCAGCAGCGGATCGCGATCAGTCGGCGGCTGACGACCCAGGGCAAGGCCACGATCGGCAGCGACCCGAAGACGGCCCTGATGCTGAGTGCCGCAGCCCAGGAGATCGTGCCCGACGCCGCGACGCACAGCGAGGTCACCGGTGTCGTCACAGCGACGAGCTACGCCGGCACGATCAGCGACGTGGTGAAGGCCGTCTACGCGCCGGACGGCGTCTTGCTGGCTCTCGGCCCCGACGGCAAGGTGTCGCTGTGGAACACGACCGACCGGACGAATCCGACCCGCATCACCACACTCAGCGAGCCGGTCGCGGCCCACACCTCCCTGGCGCTCAGCCCGGACGGGCGAACCCTGGCCGTTGTCAACCGGGAGCACTCCGCGACCCTGTGGGATCTGACCGACCGGCCCCATCCGGTCCGGCTCGCCACGGCGGATCCCGACGGCGGCGTGCAAACGGTGGCATTCAGCGGGGACGGGATCACCATCGCCACGGGCAACGGACGCGGGATCACGACGCTGTGGGACGTGACCGACCGATCCCAGCCCCGGGAACTCGCCACCATGGGCGAATTCGCCCCGTATACGGCGGACGGATTCGCGTTCAGCTCCGACGGCACCATCCTGGTCGTGGACAAGATCCGATTCGTCGCGGTCTACGACCTGAGCGATCGGACCGATCCCGTCCACTTCCGCTCGATGCCCGGCTTCGAGTTTACGTCGATGGCGCCCGATCCGACCGGAAGAACACTGGCCACCGGGGACTACGACGGATTCCTGCATCTCTACCACATGCGGCGTACCGCCACCGCCCAGGTCGAGTCGGCCCAGCCGGCCCAGCCGGAACAGCAAGACCCGGAGGACCAGGAGGAGCAGGAGGACCCGGAGGACGAGGTCACACCGCCGCCGCCCCTGCCGCCCGACGACCCGGACTCCGAGCCGTACGCCCGTATGGGCGGCCTGACCGCTTCCGTCGAGGCGATCGCCTACAGCGCGGACGGAAGCCATCTGGCCGCCGGTGACGCGCAGGGCACAGCGATGGTGTGGAACATGACGTACGCGGAGGGACCCGGGGCGGTCGTCACCGTGCGGGCCAACGGCGCCATCAATTCCGTCTCCTTGGCTCCGGACGCGGAAACCCTGGTCACCATCGACAGTTCGGAGACGGCGATCCTCTGGAACGTCAAACCCGTCGGGACTCCGGATCCGCTCGCCGCGCTCCCCGTCCAGGGCGGGCAGATCAAGGCGGCGGCGATCCGGCCGGACGGACGTTCCCTGGTCGCCGCCGGCCCCGACGGCACGGCGCGCTCCTGGGACGTGACCGACCCGGCCCGGCCCGTCCAGGGCGCCGACCTGTCCATCCGCAGCGCAGCGGTGCGGGCGGTGGCGTTCAGCCCCGACGGCCGTACGGCGGCGGCCATCGGCAGCCAGGACGGGCAGTTGACGCTGACGGATGTGACCCGCCCGGACCAGCCGGTCGCGCTCCCGGGCCGGACCGAGGCCATGTACGGGACCAACCCGATGGTGTTCAGCCCGGACGGGCGCACCCTCGCCGTCGTCGCCGACTCCACCCGGCTGCTGCTGTGGAACGTGGCCGACCGGACCCGTCCCACCCTGCTGGCCACGCTGAGCGGCATGACCTTCGGGACGGCGGTGGCCTTCAGCCCGGACGGGCACACGCTGGCCACCAGCGGCCTCCATCGCGGCCTGACGCTGTGGGACGTGACCGACCGCGCCACCCCCGTGCAGCTCGGCACGCTGGCCGGCCACAACGGTCAGGTGACCGCGATGGCCTTCAGCCCGGACGGGCACACCGTGGCGAGCGGCGGCGTCGACACCCTGGCGATGCTGTGGGACATCACCGACCGAGCCCGTCCGCTCCGGCTCACCACGCTGACCAGCCACAGCGGCAACGTGGCCACGATGGCCTTCAGCCCCGACGGGCGCACCCTGGCAACCGGGGACTCGGACTCCGAATTGTTCCTGTGGGACACCGCCAACCCGGCCGGACCGATCCGGCTCGTCTCGTTGCGTGGCCTCGGTGGCCAGGCGCGGGCGGTGATGTTCCAGCGCGACGGGCGCACCCTGGCCGTCGCCGCCCAGACCACGAGCCGAGGCGCGACCGTCAAGCTGTGGGACTACTCGAAGCTGAACAAGCTCCGCGCTGACCCGGCCGCCTACGCCTGCGCCATCACCGGCCGCGGCCTCGGTGCCGACGAATGGGCCCGCTACATTCCGGAGGTTCCGTACCGGCGTACCTGCACCGGCTGA
- a CDS encoding RNA-guided endonuclease InsQ/TnpB family protein, which translates to MQLRYNFRVYPTPGQQIELARAFGCARVVFNDGLRLRQAAREAGEKYVSDAELSRRLITEAKLTPERAWLGEVSAVVLQQALADLNTAYRNFFASITGKRKGRKVAPPRFRSRKDNRQAIRFTKNSRFKVLDDGRLRLPKIGDLTVRWSRTLPSDPSSVAIIRDAAGRYFASFVVHTTDEALPPVESEIGIDLGLTHFAVLSDGTKVAAPKFLRRAARKLKRLQQALSRKQKGSANRKKAVERVARAHARVADTRRDWQHKLSTAIIRESQAVYVEDLCVVGLGRTRLAKSVHDAGWAGFTAMLEYKAARYGRAFGRVDRFFPSTRLCSQCGHINEKMALNVRAWHCPCGAAHDRDVNAAINVLAAGRAESRNDRGAQVRPGLVPAPRGEAVTHPDAARSTRSVEGIPAP; encoded by the coding sequence GTGCAGCTCCGTTACAACTTCCGCGTCTACCCGACGCCCGGCCAGCAGATCGAGCTGGCCAGGGCGTTCGGGTGCGCGCGGGTGGTGTTCAACGACGGGCTGCGCCTGCGCCAGGCGGCGCGGGAGGCGGGCGAGAAGTACGTTTCCGACGCCGAGTTGTCCCGGCGTCTGATCACCGAGGCGAAACTGACCCCGGAACGGGCGTGGCTCGGCGAGGTGTCGGCCGTGGTGTTGCAGCAGGCCCTCGCCGATCTGAACACCGCCTACCGCAACTTCTTCGCCTCGATCACCGGCAAGCGCAAGGGCCGCAAGGTGGCCCCGCCCCGGTTCCGGTCGCGTAAGGACAACCGGCAGGCGATCCGGTTCACCAAGAACAGCCGGTTCAAGGTTCTCGACGACGGCCGCCTGCGGCTGCCGAAGATCGGCGACCTGACGGTGCGCTGGTCGAGGACCCTGCCGTCGGACCCGTCGTCCGTGGCGATCATCCGGGACGCGGCCGGGCGGTACTTCGCCTCGTTCGTCGTCCACACCACCGACGAGGCGTTGCCGCCGGTCGAGTCCGAGATCGGCATCGACCTGGGCCTGACCCACTTCGCGGTCCTCTCCGACGGCACGAAGGTGGCCGCGCCGAAGTTCCTGCGCCGCGCGGCGCGCAAGCTCAAGCGGCTGCAACAGGCCCTCTCACGCAAGCAGAAAGGCTCGGCCAACCGCAAGAAGGCCGTCGAGAGGGTCGCCAGGGCACACGCCCGGGTGGCCGACACCCGGCGCGACTGGCAGCACAAGCTGTCCACGGCGATCATCCGCGAGAGCCAAGCGGTGTACGTCGAGGACCTGTGCGTCGTCGGTCTCGGCCGGACCCGGCTCGCGAAGTCCGTACACGATGCCGGGTGGGCCGGCTTCACCGCGATGCTGGAATACAAGGCCGCCCGGTACGGCCGGGCCTTCGGCCGGGTGGATCGGTTCTTCCCCTCCACCCGCCTGTGCTCGCAGTGCGGCCACATCAACGAGAAGATGGCACTCAACGTCCGAGCATGGCACTGCCCCTGCGGAGCAGCCCACGACCGGGACGTCAACGCCGCCATCAACGTGCTCGCCGCCGGACGGGCGGAGAGTCGAAACGACCGTGGAGCGCAGGTAAGACCAGGACTCGTCCCGGCACCGCGCGGCGAAGCGGTAACCCACCCGGACGCTGCGCGTTCCACACGCAGCGTGGAGGGAATCCCCGCCCCTTAG
- a CDS encoding tannase/feruloyl esterase family alpha/beta hydrolase: MRTPAPLRAIRTAGIQALSVVLAVLVVAGGSQAAPRTPVTAALTADGPAVVLPKIDCAALAGQDLSGTPDAPAVIASATETTSPSGRPACEVKGIAAPQIQFDVLLPTETWRQRYLQTGCGAFCGSVDFFADAADGCVPLDRGDFAVATGNQGHVGAYGFDAAFGADPQLRVDFGHRADHVVAVVAKQLIARYRGADQRFGLQVGGEGPRWEGREARAVP; the protein is encoded by the coding sequence ATGCGTACACCCGCTCCGCTACGCGCCATCCGTACCGCCGGAATCCAGGCCCTGTCGGTCGTCCTCGCCGTCCTCGTGGTGGCCGGTGGCAGCCAGGCCGCACCCCGGACGCCGGTGACCGCGGCGCTCACGGCGGACGGCCCGGCCGTCGTCCTGCCGAAGATCGACTGCGCCGCCCTCGCCGGGCAGGACCTGTCGGGCACCCCCGACGCCCCGGCGGTCATCGCATCCGCGACCGAGACCACCTCACCGAGCGGCCGGCCCGCCTGCGAGGTCAAGGGGATCGCGGCGCCACAGATCCAGTTCGACGTGCTGCTGCCCACCGAGACGTGGCGGCAGCGGTATCTGCAGACCGGATGCGGGGCGTTCTGCGGCAGTGTCGACTTCTTCGCCGACGCCGCCGACGGGTGCGTACCGCTGGACCGTGGCGACTTCGCCGTCGCCACCGGCAATCAGGGACACGTCGGCGCCTACGGCTTCGACGCCGCCTTCGGGGCCGACCCGCAACTGCGGGTCGACTTCGGCCACCGGGCCGACCACGTCGTCGCGGTCGTCGCCAAACAACTCATCGCCCGCTACCGGGGTGCGGACCAGCGCTTCGGCCTTCAGGTCGGGGGTGAAGGGCCGCGTTGGGAGGGCCGCGAGGCCCGGGCGGTGCCTTGA
- a CDS encoding family 78 glycoside hydrolase catalytic domain → MNRETRPLRAACLAALLLLTIVGLPTPATAAAPAPTVTGLTVEGVPGALGIDTPAPRLGWQIASARRGVTQSAYQVRVASAAARLAAGKPDVWDSGRTTGTDSTQVPYGGPAPTSATRYHWQVRIWDAAGRASAWSTPSWWETGLLNTGDWQAKWIGRERPSATWSDYTLDVRLTVTRDAAGIFFRARGVNDAYMWQLANFGNAPVLRPHVRTGGTWQLLKQVPIDAVIAPADFNKPHDLRIETAGSTIRTFVDGALVDTTVDTRRTSGTIGLRTSNPESAIVHSVRLTVAGKVEVDADLTRGANPFTAGTPTPQGLAVSGSTETLLADPGGKPLLRREFRVDRKVSRARIHATALGVYELSLNGSRVGDHQLAPGWTDYAKRIQYQSFDVTDQLVTGDNTIGAMLGDGWYSGSIAWLGDKLYGERPELLAQLRIDYTDGTSQIIGSDGTWRSADGPVLRGDNIHGETYDARLDPPGWRTSAFDDSTWSAATVRDTSTDDPTSRLVAQVDPPVKVTGELAAKTVTQVKPGVWVFDLGQNMVGSTRLEVTGEAGQTVRIRHAEVLNPDGTVYTANLRTAQATDYYTLAGTGTEVYEPRFTFHGFRYVELTGYPGTPDLSTVTGRVIGTAAPFTGELTTSDPMVNQLQSNIVWGQRGNFLSVPTDTPARDERLGWTGDINVFAETATFNMDSLSFLTKWLADMRDAQSANGAYPDVAPRSCCGEGVSGWADAGITVPYTLWKRYGDTKVLTDHYDSMRRYVDYVQATSDGLLRPNAGPYLDWLNLDDPTPAGVVGTAYAAYSTRLFAEMAAALGRTADAERYGARATAVTRAFADAYISADGRIQGDSQTAYVLALSMNLVPATLRDAAGKRLAERVASRGHHLSTGFLGTPDLLPALTDTGNLDIAYRLLTNRDYPSWGYEIARGATTIWERWDSIKPDGTFGDVGMNSFNHYAYGAVGDWMYRTIGGIRPDDGAPGYRHVTIAPKPGGGLTSATAAYRSRYGRFVSDWSLDAAGQMSLNVTVPGNTTATVEIPAVSRWAVTEGGRPAADADGVTFVRMDGPTAVFTVGAGSYRFAVDTVRGDLGEARVAAATLASGTPSARALALTIAAADRGYGVVSPPATAATVHVALAAAADLDRRIGPDRRPVLADIRTRLSRVSAALVGAVAAMNPPAGDLLPGAVVRVEATLQNRGDTPLTDVRITVPAPIGWTVTPVAPAPATTVRPGGTVTARYDVRIGADQRPGTVDLTGTVAYRRPVGTATLPISAALTVAPSVEITAVDPDRDTLDPGDTTQVSVTLRNRSTVPARGDLTLTAPADWTAGPAQRYDLGAGQERTVTMPATAPVTVTEGAATLTAATGPGTAERATAEVRVVVAVPPPGAVDHADLGDGTSEQAHRLTASATSGTNTEAGKTRRYTQQGVAGAHFEFDLAVTPGKPFILRVVETYNQAQIKDYDILIDGVLLHSRSHRRTAGGEGTVGYQILVDRADLTSDGTVRVRFQEDTDGRNYDPSIADVWSLPATTG, encoded by the coding sequence ATGAACCGAGAAACGAGACCGCTCCGCGCCGCCTGCCTGGCGGCCCTCCTCCTGCTCACCATCGTCGGCCTCCCCACCCCGGCGACCGCCGCCGCTCCCGCACCGACCGTGACCGGCCTGACCGTCGAGGGCGTTCCCGGCGCCCTCGGCATCGACACCCCGGCACCCCGGCTCGGCTGGCAGATCGCCTCGGCCCGGCGCGGCGTCACCCAGTCGGCCTACCAGGTACGGGTCGCGTCCGCCGCCGCCCGACTGGCGGCCGGAAAACCCGACGTCTGGGACAGCGGCCGCACCACCGGCACCGACTCCACCCAGGTGCCGTACGGCGGCCCCGCACCGACCTCCGCCACCCGCTACCACTGGCAGGTCCGGATCTGGGACGCCGCCGGCCGCGCCTCGGCCTGGAGCACCCCGTCCTGGTGGGAGACCGGCCTGCTGAACACCGGCGACTGGCAGGCGAAGTGGATCGGCCGGGAACGGCCCAGCGCCACCTGGTCGGACTACACCCTCGACGTCCGCCTGACCGTGACCCGCGACGCCGCCGGGATCTTCTTCAGGGCGCGCGGCGTCAACGACGCCTACATGTGGCAGCTCGCCAACTTCGGCAACGCACCCGTCCTGCGCCCGCACGTGCGCACCGGCGGCACCTGGCAGCTGCTCAAACAGGTCCCGATCGACGCCGTGATCGCGCCCGCCGACTTCAACAAGCCCCACGACCTGCGCATCGAGACGGCCGGCAGCACCATCCGGACGTTCGTCGACGGCGCGCTGGTCGACACCACCGTCGACACCAGACGCACGAGCGGCACCATCGGCCTGCGCACCTCGAATCCCGAATCGGCGATCGTCCACTCGGTGCGACTCACCGTCGCCGGGAAGGTCGAGGTCGACGCCGACCTCACCCGGGGCGCCAACCCGTTCACCGCCGGCACTCCGACCCCGCAGGGACTGGCCGTCTCCGGCTCGACCGAGACGCTGCTGGCCGACCCGGGCGGCAAGCCGCTGCTGCGCCGTGAGTTCCGCGTCGACCGCAAGGTCAGCCGGGCCCGGATCCACGCGACCGCGCTCGGCGTCTACGAGCTGTCGCTCAACGGTTCACGCGTCGGCGACCACCAGCTGGCACCGGGCTGGACCGACTACGCCAAGCGGATCCAGTACCAGAGCTTCGACGTCACCGACCAGCTCGTCACCGGGGACAACACCATCGGGGCGATGCTCGGCGACGGCTGGTACTCCGGTTCCATCGCCTGGCTCGGCGACAAGCTCTACGGCGAACGGCCCGAACTGCTCGCGCAGCTGCGCATCGACTACACCGACGGCACCTCGCAGATCATCGGCAGCGACGGAACCTGGCGGTCCGCCGACGGGCCGGTGCTGCGCGGCGACAACATCCACGGCGAGACGTACGACGCACGACTCGACCCGCCGGGCTGGCGTACCTCCGCCTTCGACGACAGCACCTGGTCGGCGGCGACCGTGCGCGACACCTCCACCGACGACCCGACGAGTCGCCTGGTCGCGCAGGTCGACCCGCCGGTCAAGGTGACCGGCGAACTCGCCGCCAAGACGGTCACCCAGGTCAAGCCCGGGGTGTGGGTGTTCGACCTCGGCCAGAACATGGTCGGCTCGACCCGGCTCGAGGTCACCGGCGAGGCCGGGCAGACCGTGCGGATCCGGCACGCCGAGGTCCTCAACCCGGACGGCACGGTCTACACCGCCAACCTGCGCACCGCCCAGGCCACCGACTACTACACCCTGGCCGGCACCGGCACCGAGGTGTACGAGCCGCGGTTCACCTTCCACGGCTTCCGTTACGTGGAGCTGACCGGCTACCCCGGCACGCCCGACCTGTCCACGGTGACCGGCCGGGTGATCGGGACGGCGGCACCCTTCACCGGCGAACTGACCACCTCCGACCCGATGGTCAACCAGCTGCAGAGCAACATCGTCTGGGGCCAGCGCGGCAACTTCCTGTCGGTGCCGACCGACACCCCGGCCCGCGACGAGCGGCTCGGTTGGACCGGTGACATCAACGTGTTCGCCGAGACCGCGACGTTCAACATGGATTCGCTGAGCTTCCTCACCAAGTGGCTGGCCGACATGCGCGACGCCCAGTCCGCCAACGGCGCCTACCCCGACGTGGCGCCCCGCAGCTGCTGCGGCGAGGGGGTCTCCGGCTGGGCCGACGCCGGCATCACGGTGCCGTACACGCTGTGGAAACGCTACGGCGACACGAAGGTGTTGACCGACCATTACGACTCGATGCGCCGGTACGTCGACTACGTGCAGGCCACCAGCGACGGACTGCTCCGGCCGAACGCGGGCCCGTACCTGGACTGGCTGAACCTGGACGACCCGACTCCGGCCGGCGTGGTCGGGACCGCCTACGCCGCGTACAGCACCAGGCTCTTCGCCGAGATGGCCGCGGCCCTGGGCCGCACCGCGGACGCCGAGCGGTACGGCGCTCGCGCCACCGCCGTCACCCGGGCGTTCGCCGACGCCTACATCTCCGCCGACGGCCGGATCCAGGGCGACAGCCAGACCGCGTACGTCCTGGCCCTGAGCATGAACCTGGTCCCGGCCACCCTGCGTGACGCCGCCGGCAAGCGCCTCGCCGAGCGGGTCGCGTCGCGCGGCCACCACCTGTCCACCGGCTTCCTCGGCACCCCCGACCTGCTGCCGGCGCTCACCGACACCGGCAACCTGGACATCGCCTACCGGCTGCTGACCAACCGGGACTATCCCTCGTGGGGCTACGAGATCGCGCGCGGCGCCACCACGATCTGGGAACGCTGGGACTCGATCAAACCCGACGGCACCTTCGGCGACGTCGGCATGAATTCCTTCAACCACTATGCGTACGGGGCGGTCGGCGACTGGATGTACCGGACCATCGGCGGCATCCGCCCGGACGACGGCGCGCCCGGATACCGGCACGTCACCATCGCGCCGAAACCCGGCGGCGGCCTCACCTCGGCCACGGCCGCCTATCGTTCCCGGTACGGCCGGTTCGTCAGTGACTGGAGTCTCGACGCGGCCGGGCAGATGTCGCTGAACGTGACCGTGCCCGGTAACACCACGGCCACCGTGGAGATCCCGGCGGTGAGCCGCTGGGCCGTCACCGAGGGCGGCCGTCCCGCCGCCGACGCCGACGGCGTCACGTTCGTGCGGATGGACGGGCCCACGGCGGTGTTCACCGTGGGCGCGGGCAGCTACCGGTTCGCCGTCGACACCGTCCGTGGTGACCTCGGCGAGGCCCGGGTCGCCGCCGCGACGCTGGCGTCCGGCACACCGTCGGCTCGGGCTCTGGCGCTCACGATCGCGGCCGCCGACCGTGGCTACGGTGTCGTGTCGCCGCCGGCCACCGCCGCCACCGTGCACGTCGCGCTGGCCGCGGCGGCCGACCTCGACCGCCGGATCGGCCCCGACCGGCGACCCGTGCTGGCCGACATCCGTACCCGCCTGTCCCGGGTCTCGGCCGCCCTGGTCGGCGCGGTCGCGGCGATGAACCCACCGGCCGGGGACCTGCTTCCCGGGGCGGTCGTCCGGGTCGAGGCGACACTGCAGAACCGGGGCGACACGCCCCTGACCGACGTCCGGATCACCGTGCCGGCACCCATCGGCTGGACCGTGACACCGGTCGCCCCGGCACCGGCGACCACGGTCCGGCCCGGCGGCACGGTGACCGCCCGGTACGACGTCCGGATCGGCGCCGACCAGAGACCCGGAACCGTCGACCTGACCGGCACCGTCGCCTACCGGCGGCCGGTCGGCACCGCCACCCTGCCGATCAGCGCGGCACTCACCGTCGCACCATCCGTCGAGATCACCGCGGTCGACCCGGACCGCGACACCCTGGACCCGGGCGACACCACACAGGTCAGCGTGACGTTGCGTAACCGATCGACGGTTCCGGCGCGAGGAGACCTCACCCTCACCGCCCCGGCCGACTGGACGGCCGGTCCGGCACAGCGCTATGACCTGGGCGCCGGGCAGGAACGGACGGTGACGATGCCGGCCACCGCGCCGGTGACCGTCACCGAGGGCGCCGCCACCCTGACCGCCGCCACCGGCCCCGGTACGGCGGAACGGGCCACCGCCGAGGTCCGGGTCGTCGTCGCGGTGCCGCCGCCCGGTGCCGTCGACCACGCCGACCTGGGCGACGGCACCTCGGAGCAGGCGCACCGTCTGACCGCCTCGGCGACGTCGGGCACCAACACCGAGGCCGGGAAGACCCGGCGCTACACCCAGCAGGGCGTCGCCGGCGCCCACTTCGAGTTCGACCTCGCGGTCACCCCCGGGAAGCCGTTCATCCTCCGCGTCGTCGAGACCTACAACCAGGCACAGATCAAGGACTACGACATTCTCATCGACGGCGTCCTCCTCCACTCCCGCTCCCACCGGCGTACCGCGGGCGGCGAGGGCACGGTCGGCTACCAGATCCTGGTCGACCGGGCCGACCTGACAAGCGACGGCACGGTACGTGTCCGTTTCCAGGAGGACACCGACGGCCGTAACTACGACCCGTCCATCGCCGACGTCTGGTCCCTGCCGGCGACCACCGGCTGA